From the Homo sapiens chromosome 1, GRCh38.p14 Primary Assembly genome, one window contains:
- the LCE3B gene encoding late cornified envelope protein 3B yields the protein MSCQQNQQQCQPLPKCPSPKCPPKSSAQCLPPASSCCAPRPGCCGGPSSEGGCCLSHHRCCRSHRCRRQSSNSCDRGSGQQDGASDCGYGSGGCC from the coding sequence ATGTCCTGCCAGCAGAACCAGCAGCAGTGCCAGCCTCTGCCCAAGTGCCCCTCACCCAAGTGCCCCCCAAAGAGCTCAGCACAGTGtctgcctccagcctcctcctGCTGTGCTCCAAGACCTGGGTGCTGTGGTGGCCCCAGCTCTGAGGGCGGCTGCTGCCTGAGCCACCACAGGTGCTGCAGGTCCCACCGATGCCGGCGCCAGAGCTCCAACTCCTGTGACAGAGGCAGTGGTCAGCAAGATGGTGCCTCCGACTGTGGCTATGGCTCTGGAGGCTGCTGCTGA